The Bacteroides sp. AN502(2024) DNA segment CCTTCCGGAGCGATTCCTTTTGTCTCAAACTTGCGTCTCGCCTTCTACATATTCTTCAAGAAAAAGATTCTCGCCGTCAAATACGGCATAGGAGAAATAGTGAATCCAGTCCCCCAAAATCAGCACGCGCGAAGTGGTGCTTAGCATCAGATCCAGTTCGATGTGACGATGCCCGTAAATAAAGAAGTTGATATTCGGATGACTCCTCAAATACTCTTTAGTGTACAGAACCAAGTGCTCTTGGTTCTCACCCATATAGTCGGGTTCCCTTCCGTCAACCCGTTTCTGCCGGCTACGCTTCGCCCATGACAAACCGAGCTCCACGCTCCAACGGGGATGAATCGCGGAAAATAATGCCTGCAATGTTTTGCTGTGAAACATGGCACGGAGCAGTTTGAACTTCTTGTCCGGATCGCCCAGTCCGTCGCCATGAGCCAGATAAAATTCTTTCCCATAGATTTCGGTAGTCAACGGTTCACGATGCAGGATAACCCCACACTCCTTCGTGAGGTAATCTCCGCACCAGATATCATGATTGCCGATAAAGTAATGAACCTCTACTCCCATATCCGTGAGTTCGGAAAGCTTTCCTAAGAAACGGGTATAGCCTTTGGGAACCACCAACCGGAATTCATACCAGAAATCGAACATATCTCCCAACAGGTACACGGCAGAAGCCTTGTGCTTTATGCTGTCGAGA contains these protein-coding regions:
- a CDS encoding UDP-2,3-diacylglucosamine diphosphatase, encoding MKNVYFLSDAHLGSRAIEHGRTQERRLVNFLDSIKHKASAVYLLGDMFDFWYEFRLVVPKGYTRFLGKLSELTDMGVEVHYFIGNHDIWCGDYLTKECGVILHREPLTTEIYGKEFYLAHGDGLGDPDKKFKLLRAMFHSKTLQALFSAIHPRWSVELGLSWAKRSRQKRVDGREPDYMGENQEHLVLYTKEYLRSHPNINFFIYGHRHIELDLMLSTTSRVLILGDWIHYFSYAVFDGENLFLEEYVEGETQV